The genomic interval gacagacgaacgtggctgtctgtctgtctgtctgtatgtatgtatgtctgtatgtatgtatgtctgtttgtctgtctgtctgtgtctgcctgtctgtctgtgtctgcctgtgtctgtctgtctgtctgtctgtctgtctctctgtctgtctgtctgtctctctgtctgtctgtctgtctgtctctctgtctgtctgtctggctggctggctggctgtatgtctgtctgtctctctgtctgtctgtctctttgtctgtctctctgtctgtctctctgtctgtctgtctcctctgtctgtctctctgtctgtctgtgtcactgcTTGTTGATTACTCCCTCGTGTGAGCGAAATGTCTTACGTTTAATCAGTTCCTCGATGGCGTTCTGTTGCAGTTGAGACTTGAAATTACGAAAACCAAATTTCTGCTCCAGAATGTCGAGCAAACTCATAGTCTCACATAAAACTATAGCTACAACTTTGTTCTCGAAGTTAGCATCTCGCAACTCTAAGTATTTCACTCCAGAATGTCTCACAGTAGAGTCAGTGTACAGCAAGCGAGTGGTTGCCTTGTAATTATAATCCAGACCTCTAGAGAGGGCTAGTCAAGTCCCGGATGCATACTgttggaaagacagacagacgttcGATGAGGGCAAGATATGGGTTGCAGGATAGATTTTCAAAGACTTGTTGGTAAGATATAAGTTTTTATACTAATTATATTGAGCTATTGCTCGAGCGAGTTACACTGATATCACAACAGGGTGAGCATGCATCGGCCTCAATCTCTATGATAGACTGTATGGTCAAATACAGTATATACGCTTGTAACAACTGAAACgcaaatagaaataattaaaCCTAAGCTACAATGGCTGGGCAAGCACAGCTCTTATCCAAAGCAAgttaattttagttaatttacAATTTCCAAATGACAGCTAGTATTGTCAATGTTATGTTGTCAACATGATTGCCTTAACAAGTAGAGAGATCCTCTTTTGTAGCCTTTGTGATCTTCAGTGCCCATGATTACCATGGAGGTATTGTCTATTACACAACCATCTACACCATGAAGTTCATAGGGCAACATGAACACCGGCTGCCATGCTGCCTCATTGAGTGCATAGATGGTGTTGCTCCCTTCTACAACGCAGAGTAGTTGTGAGTTGTTTGACAGCAGCTTACAGCATGAGCCGAAAGGAAACGGAGGTAACGAATCTCGAGGGCAAACAGAGTTGggagacagacgaacagattgAATACTTCCATCTTTGTTGTTTAAAATGTAAAGAACACTGTCAATAACTATGCTTGTACAACTCGGATACCATTTGGACTTGTCCAATGATTTAGTGTTCCATTTTTTTAACCGAAAGTTATAGATTTGAATCAGAGTGATTGGTTTACCATCCCTATCTGTGCCACCGATAATGCATACGTATTCATCACTGCATGCAATGCTGTTGAACTTCACCTGATACGGCAGGTTATTGATGAGCACGTAGCTGCTGCTTTGTACATCAAATTTGAGTAAACTTATCGCTTCACTGGTGGTATCTTCGACTATGCCATAGGGTTTTCCATGAGAAGCAAACAAGTGATACAATTTGAATGGAAATGATATGCAACATTTCTCTTTGGTTTTGATGTCATACGTGACCATTAATGATTCACAACCAATCAGTAGGAGATGACTGTTGATGCAAGCAACACGACCAACTACGTCACATTTGATGATTGAAACGCATGCTGTAAGTTTGATTTCAAACATCATTTGTTGGAGATCAAATCGCTGGAATAGCACTAGACCTAAAGTCACAGATGGCACAATGTTGCATCCATTCAACTGGGAGCTAAAAATTTGAGGTTTGTCTTCATTAGAGGATAGAGCTGACAAACAACTCAAAACTTCATTTGGAACAGTTACATCTGAAACACATGCAAGACACCCATTAATTAGTAAATGAATATTTGTAATTACATCTATGACTGGCTGCTATAACTCAAATATCTCACCTGGACTGGCAGTTGCTATAACTTCAACAATGGTTTGACCAACTTGCTTCAAGTGTTTATTCACATTATTTACTAAAATGG from Corticium candelabrum chromosome 14, ooCorCand1.1, whole genome shotgun sequence carries:
- the LOC134190154 gene encoding uncharacterized protein LOC134190154 — protein: MCLSFGTILVNNVNKHLKQVGQTIVEVIATASPDVTVPNEVLSCLSALSSNEDKPQIFSSQLNGCNIVPSVTLGLVLFQRFDLQQMMFEIKLTACVSIIKCDVVGRVACINSHLLLIGCESLMVTYDIKTKEKCCISFPFKLYHLFASHGKPYGIVEDTTSEAISLLKFDVQSSSYVLINNLPYQVKFNSIACSDEYVCIIGGTDRDGKPITLIQIYNFRLKKWNTKSLDKSKWYPSCTSIVIDSVLYILNNKDGSIQSVRLSPNSVCPRDSLPPFPFGSCCKLLSNNSQLLCVVEGSNTIYALNEAAWQPVFMLPYELHGVDGCVIDNTSMVIMGTEDHKGYKRGSLYLLRQSC